From the genome of Nicotiana tabacum cultivar K326 chromosome 2, ASM71507v2, whole genome shotgun sequence:
AAGTTTCAtcccaaaataaaaaaatgaagttCCAGATAATATTGAAAAGcaaaaagtgaaattttcttttattcgCGGAAGGCACCTTTACAACACCATTCTGAGAAAGAAATTTTGCACACGTTTAGCATTAGACTAAAGACCAGCAAATTGACAGTATTACAATAAAGAGGAGATTTAAAAAGAAGGTTTTCACCTGACACAATTACACCTTTAAACAATGTTTATGGCTTACTAACGTTTAAACTTCCTGCTTTAGACATGGGTTTCAACACTGATGCCATACTTTAAAGTTTAAACACCTGCTTTATGGTGCTGACTCTTCATTAGTGAGCAGTCCCaagaagagatagaagaaaggccCGATATACACCAGAAGTCTCCGAATGAACTGCATCATTCAGAGATTTCTTATGCTTTTTGTGGTACTCTGCTTTTATATACTGCATATCGATCTCAGTTCGCGTGACTATTATCCTAATGAGAGTTGTATCGTCCGTACCCATACCCTTCATTGCCTTGTGCAACTCCTGCATCGATTAAACATACGTAAGGTAAGGTGCAGATAAACAGCGCTTATAGAATACTTTTCATGTAAGAGATCAGCAGAGAAAAGAACGACTTACTCAATTAAAGATAAAAATGATCGAACAGGTCATTATAGCAACGTGAATGCTACTAAAGATTATTCTAAAACCCAAAACGGAAAATACTGTAATACAAACATAAACATCTTTAGAAGTTTCACTTCCACGTCCAGCTGCGATATAGAGCCAAAAAGAATAAGAAGTATCCAAAGTAGAAAGAGCAGTATGAAACATGCTATATGAAGGAAGAACATATATCATGGTAGAGAGGGGCAATGCATCTCGACGACAAACAAGTTGAAATAAGAGTGTTTtcttgaaggaaaagaagatttGGAGGATAGTAATCTTCGGCAAAGTAAACGACATCCATAATCACAAAACACAAACCCCAACCCCATGTGCCAAATCTTTTTTTATAGAAACGGATGAAAAAGGGGATAATGGCATttgaggaaaaaagaaaaaagagcttACGAGAAGCATGAGTTCAAAAATATTCCGTGTTGTAGGCAGAATGGTTATCACATTTATGATTTGATACATATAATTTGTACCTTCGCAAAGTACTTTGCTGGATTCTCAGCACACTGCAAAATAGTCAAGAGGGCAAACTCAAAGGGTCCAGAGGTCTCACTTTTTACAGCCTGTAACAGTTGCTGTCCATTAGTCAACTGAAATTGAAAATCTAAAAATGGTTTGCTAAATGAAGTCAGCTTACCTTTTTCAATGAGTTACCATACATGCTATGATAAGCAGCACTAACAGCAGCCAAATGCGCCCTGCTTCTTTCAGAAAAAATTCGTATAAAAGCCTTCTCATCGGTTCCCAATTTCTTCTCCCCAGCTTTGAAAAGAGCTTTAGCATCATGTTCCACCGAAGCTCTGTCAACTTCTGGCCCTTCATAGCGCATTGTCCTTGCATATGCTAGAAGCAACTGTAGtgattaagaaaaaataataaatctttatcaatatGTATATGACTACTTGATTAAATTTAAAAGACAATACAAGGAAAGACTCCCATTTGCATCAAGAAAGTAAGACTCCACAACAAATACCAATGAATTGGAAACAGATACCGTACTAGAAACACGTCAGGATCCGACAAGTGCACCTCACTTTCCAATCAACAGAGACATAAGTGCCCCAGCTAAAAGGGTAACTGCTATAAATACACAAGTTACTTGAGAGTTCTCAGTTTCCCCTCATCTTTCCCAAAGTTGCAGAAATTGAAAGTAACAGACTACTTGATCGATGTATGTCCAGTTTACGTAGTAATCCCAGATTCTTCTGTTCTACTCTCCAAACCAACATCAAATTTGCTATGAGGACTGCATCAATTATCTTCTCCCTCGTACTAAGGCATTTTTATGTCAAAATATCAGCTTTCTGATTACTCTTGATTCGTTCCGCTAACAATGTAGCAACAATCTTATATAAACTGCCAATTATACTGATTGGCCAGTAATCTTTTTTGGTATAAGTGCAATGAGAGTAACATTGTAACTTCTCATCATCTATCCATTCAAATGAAAAGCATTCAGAGCCCTCCTCAGATCTCCTAAACTacttttacttatttatttaaaagttgtTCCTAGGATTTTCTTCTTTCACGTACTTGTGATAATCATTTAAGAAAGAAAGGTTTCACGTGCGTACAAACGCAGAGGATTACTACCTTTTTGTGATCATCATAAGTCTGAACCTCAATATCCTGTTCAAGGTAGACACCAAACATGGAATGGTAAAGTTGTTTAAAATATTGTATTTGAGAAGGAGTCCGTGAACATATCACTTCAGTGGCAGCTCTGGGATCAATAACATCACCACTCAAAGCCTTCCTAACTAGGGTAGCATCCCTTCCTGCCAGATCACACATCCATAGCAACAATGCTTTCTGGAATcattcaaaaagataaaagaagaTCATGAAACAGAAAACTTGAAATAGAACATAAAAAACACGGAATCACATTATTGGCCAATTGCAGTTTCTCTTTGAATGTATAAGCTTTCGGCCTCTGAAGTCCATGTTTACTAATAGTAGTGGCAAGTTATTGAGTTATCAAAGTTATTCCAAAATTGCTACCATCCATCAATACCTCAAGGTTACCGCTAAGCTCTTTGGCCAAGCGCTTGTTTAGCTCTTCAGAGTACATAGTTCTGTATTCCTGTTGAATAAGAGCACGTTGAGTTGCATCACGGTGGGCAAGGATGTTAATGACTGCTGCTTTATCACATCCAAGTCCTACATTACACAGGCAAGTAATTAACTCAAAGGCCAGCTGCAGAATATAAACACACCATCATTTAACGAATGGTACCGCTTATGAAgtcaatttctgatttttcaagtaTTATATATATGCACTCATAAGAAATTATGTTAGAGATTACTTGATATTGCATTTAATTTCTACTTTGGATTACATACATTCTAATTCCGGAAACTAAACCCAAACGGGATGATGACATTTATCTGTTAATCTGATAGCAATTATAGGCGAAAGTAGTATATTGCCCTCTAAGTCATAGTTTACTAGGAATTCAAGAAGCAAAATGTAACATCTATCTTGTCCTGTCTGATATTTTGACTGGTTCAAAGTAATCCGTGTGATACAGAAACTACAACGCCTGCActaaaagagaaataaaatgtgAAGATTAATCCATTCTCTCAAGATAAGCTACCCTTAGTGCCATGAGAGACAACACCGTTTCACTTGCTACATTTCCTTGATTCTTCAGCACCAAAAAAAGGTTTTTAACTAGAAAACATATCCAATTGGAGTGGGGATAATACCCACTTAGTCTCCTAAGGTTTACAGTATGAGTATTTCATTATTTGCAAATACTGAAGTATGTTcagtatttgcaaataaaggtgTGGCCATCAGTATTTGCAAATGCTGAAGTACTTCGGTATTTGAAATAAAGGGCAGTGCACCCGCTATGCGTAGGGTCCGAGGAAGGGTTGGACCACAATGGTCTATTGTACGTAGCCTTATCCTGCATTTCTACAAAAAACTATTTTCACGGCTTGAAttcgtgacctcctggtcacatgacaacaacttaaccagttacgccaaggctcccctacACCAGTATTCAAAATACTAGTGAAATATTGAAAAACTTATTTGAAAGAgtattacaagtgaaataatgtGTTTCACTCACAAATCTTCAAATTGTTTTGCAAGATCTATTTTTAATTCAAGAAAACAACTACAACTCAGTCTCAAATAAGTTAGGATCGGCTACATGAATCGTTACCGACCAAGTTACTATATGTATTGTTACAGACCAAGTTACTCCATTTAAATTCATCTCATGTTAAATTCGatgttatatatttttaaagacaCGATATAAGCTTAAGTACATACTAGAACTACACGTGTTGTACTAGATCGACCCTGGAGCATAACTATCAGTGCTTCAGTAAGATAACACCATGGTAAATATCTGTTTTAAGCTTTCTTTACAGCTGAATTACAGCTTGAAGTAGTATGTGTCACCAAAATAActgtctttttctctttttttggggGATAAAGAACTGTCATTCTCTTCATAAACTTTTTAGTTTTTATCTTTCTTTAGAATGTTATAAGAGTATTTCCTTTGTTCGAAAGACAAACCTTTTCGGAGTACGAGAGTCAAATTAACTAAATTTTTTGTgtgaattaaatatagaatttttaaattttttgaaataaatttacaTACATAAAGAGTATTAGTCGCAATagtaacaatttaaaatatttaaaaattatttataaagaaTATGGTCAAAGAAATCATTGGTTGACTGAAATATAATAGGTTCACAAGCTGGGCCTAATGATGATGTTCCTTTTTTGTCATGCTTGAAGCTTAATTCACTGAAGTATCAACTCATCAtctaaaacaaaaaaacaaaaaaaaggaaagcaACAAATTAAGCAAATGAATTACAGTACAGAAGAGAAGACAAACATAATTTGTGAAAATTAATCAGAGGAATTTTAATTGTACCTTTGAAAGCTTTATATAGTTGCATGGCATCATCACGAGGTGAAATTAGAACTGAAGGAACAGTTAGGCTTGCCATTTCTCTCTTTGTgctttcttttctccttctttacgTTCTCTCTTTTTGCTTTCTTATGCAGGTGTTGGTCAATACAGTTTGAAGTCGTGTATAAAAGGGTTTACTTCATTAGCTAAATAAGAAAAATCAAACCGTGTGGGGAAGTACACTACATTGTCGACAGGTCAACTACTACAACCACCTCTCATTTTCGTGTTTATCTCTATCCTTATAAAAGGCGAAGCTCCAATAATGGTGAAAGGGCCAAAGTTGGTCCTTTCCTAAAGGGCGGACCCACATAGGCCAAGCCGGTTCAAATGAATCCGGTTCGTTGAATACGGAAGTTAAATTCTGTAAAATggatatataaaaattatttgaacCACTTCCTACAATTTCATCGCGTGGAATAAGTGGTCTAGTTGGGTTCAAAATAAACTGAAACGTCCCGAGGTCGAAACCTGACGacagccttttttttttttttagttttgctCCTGTGTGCTTTTTAAGCGCACGTGCATTTCCCTTTAATGCCAAAGGGCATAATAAATAGCTAGCATTGTTAGGTAATTCTTTTTTAAATGAATAGCCAGCTAGTTTATTCCCTGAgtgtgtttttattttttttttatatctatTTTATTATACATTTGATCTCCTAATGAAATCCAATAAGAATTAATCTACAGTCTATTTAACTCCAGTAGATGAAATCTTACAGTGTTTTTGCTAAAATATGCAAGTGCATAtcttgaaattatttataatgtgTTAGTTCATATTAAACTAGGTTATCCtaaattgtttatttttgttaCAATTAAATTGTTAGTTCACTTTATAAGCTATCTTTTCTTATAGTTTGTACTAGTTTATTTTAAGTTataattctttattttttgttgtcctattatttttgtaaattaATAACTTtgttattttctaatttattagAGTTTAATAAAACTAATTGAGTAAATAGAATATTTTTATAACTTTGTTAAATGTTTTAAGTTTCCTGCCCtatttttttgaaagaagaaCAGAATTAGgacctctcttttttttttttaatttaattatttattttaagatACCCTAATGAACCCCAAAAAAGTGCCTGACAAATCTCGCTTATAACCACTATCGTTGGTTAACATCTTTTTTATTGAACCCGCTTGCGTAAAATTCTG
Proteins encoded in this window:
- the LOC107789616 gene encoding annexin D5 isoform X2, with translation MYSEELNKRLAKELSGNLEKALLLWMCDLAGRDATLVRKALSGDVIDPRAATEVICSRTPSQIQYFKQLYHSMFGVYLEQDIEVQTYDDHKKLLLAYARTMRYEGPEVDRASVEHDAKALFKAGEKKLGTDEKAFIRIFSERSRAHLAAVSAAYHSMYGNSLKKAVKSETSGPFEFALLTILQCAENPAKYFAKELHKAMKGMGTDDTTLIRIIVTRTEIDMQYIKAEYHKKHKKSLNDAVHSETSGVYRAFLLSLLGTAH
- the LOC107789616 gene encoding annexin D5 isoform X1, which gives rise to MASLTVPSVLISPRDDAMQLYKAFKGLGCDKAAVINILAHRDATQRALIQQEYRTMYSEELNKRLAKELSGNLEKALLLWMCDLAGRDATLVRKALSGDVIDPRAATEVICSRTPSQIQYFKQLYHSMFGVYLEQDIEVQTYDDHKKLLLAYARTMRYEGPEVDRASVEHDAKALFKAGEKKLGTDEKAFIRIFSERSRAHLAAVSAAYHSMYGNSLKKAVKSETSGPFEFALLTILQCAENPAKYFAKELHKAMKGMGTDDTTLIRIIVTRTEIDMQYIKAEYHKKHKKSLNDAVHSETSGVYRAFLLSLLGTAH